In the Natrinema sp. CBA1119 genome, TCGGGAGTTCCGCGCTCGAGCTGTCGTCGAGTCGATCAGTGATGGCGGCCGCCAGCTGCGCTCCCGGTTCGATCTCCCCAGCCCGAACGATCACTTCGCTCAACACCCCACCGCCGTCGTCGCTCGCTCCCCAGGAGACGAACGTCGGCGTCCTCGGGGCCTCGGACTCGACGGTATCGACGAGCGCCGGCACGTCCGTCACCGTGCTCGCGTCGATGACGACCGCGTCGATCCCTTCCCGCTCGAGTCGGTCGATCGCCGCCGCGGGTCGCTGGGCGATGACGACGTCGACCGGGGCGTCAGTCAACGACAGCGTGACGGCCGCTCGTGTCGAACGATTGCCGCTCACACAGAGCACGCGTGGTCGACTCATAACGGAGCAGTTCGGACAGATGTCATCTCGATCACCACAGTAGTTAGTCTGCCCGATCACATGTTACCGATGGAGATTGTTCTTTCGACCGACGTGTGACAGCGGCGTCGCCATGGGTGAGTGTCGAACCGGCTCCTCGCTGCGGTTGAGGAGACCGCAGCCGTCGATCAGGGAGCCTGCCCGTAAATGAGGTTGCGCTGAATTTCGTTCGCCCCCTCGTAAATAACTGGGATGCGGGCGTCGCGGAAGACGCGGGCGATCCGTCGCTCGTCGAGGATCGAGCGGCCGCCGTGGAACTGCATGCCCTGCTCGGACACGTCGACGGCCGTCTCGGTTGCCTTCGTTTTCGCCATCGCAGCCCAGTACCCCGCGTTGTCTTCGTTCGTGACCTTCTCGCGGGCGCGCCAGGTGAGCGTCCGGGCGCTCTCGAACTCGAGTAGCATGTCGGCGAGGCCGTGCTGGACGGCCTGAAAGTCGCTGATCGTCCGGCCGAACTCCTCGCGGTCGTGCGTGAACTCCCAGGCCTCCTCGATGGCGGCCGCGGCGATGCCGAGTCCGTGGCCGGCGACGGCGACGCGGCCGTGATTGAAGAAGTCCGCGAGCAGCATGAAGCCGTCACCCTCCTCGCCGATCAGGTTTTCCGCCGGAACGCGGCAGTCGTCGAACTCGATGTGCGCCTGCTTCGAGGCGCGCATCGCCATCTTTTCCGGGATGTGTTCGGCCTCGTAGCCGTCGGTATCGGTCGGGACGATGAACATCGAGTGATTCCCGTAGGGGTTGTCCTCGTCGTCCCCGGTGCGGGCGTAGAGCGTCACCCAGTCCGCCTCGACGCCGTTGCCGATCCAGTACTTCTCGCCGTTGATGACGTACTCGTCGCCATCTTTCTCCGCTCGAGTCTGCATCCCCGAGAGATCGCTGCCTGTGTCGGGTTCCGAAACCGCCAGTCCCGAGCGCTGTTCTCCCGCCGCCACGGGTCGGATGTACTCCTCGCACTGCTCGTCGGTACCGTGTTCGTACGTGATCTCGCAGCCGAAACTCGCCAGCTGCAGCGTCAGCGCGATTCCCGCGTCGGCCCGGTAGAACTCCTCCGTGATCGCGAGCAACTGCGCCAGATCGAGCCCGCGGCCGCCCCACTCCGCCGGAATGTCCTGTGCCACGAGGTCGGCTTCCTGACCGGCCTCGAGGATCTCCTCGGGGTACTCGCCGGCCTGAAAGTATTCCTGCGCATTGGGTTCGATGTGTTCGCGAGCGAACTCGCGGGCCTCGGCCTTGACGTCTCGAGCGTGCTCAGGCACGATGCTGTCGTCGAGTAGCTCCATATCCCGCGAAACGGTCGCGCGGTGCAAATAGCCGCGGTCGAACAATGCAACCTGAGAAACCGCTGTGCCCGACGCGGTTCGACGGCCCATTGCCGGGTCGTCCTTAGCCGAGCATCCGTGCGAGATCGTCGACGGATGCCGCCGCGTCCGCGTGGTCCTCGAGCTGGGTGAGATCCCAGACGAGATCGGCAAGCAGGTGGGCGTAGAGAACGGCGCCGGTGACGATAGCGAGGGGAACACTGGCGATGGCGATCACCGGGACCGCGATTCCGGCCAGGACGACGTGGCTCAACAGACGCGAGAGGACGCCGACGTCACCGGGATCGAAAATCTCCGACTGGTCAGCGACGGCCGCACCCGGATCGGTGAGACAGAACCGAACGGCGTCCCAGTCGCCGGTTTTGAGACGAGCGATGAGAAAGTGATCGAGGTCGATGAAGACGCCGACTGCGGTGCCGTAGGCGACGACGGCCGCGGCGGGGACCGAATGACCGAAGAGCGTTATCGACGGGAGCAATGCGGTCAGAACCCCGGCGACGACAAGCGACACGGCTGCGTGGTGTTTCGAGTAGATCGAGGGTCACCTACGGGCGGTGACGACGCGGGACCACAAAACCGTCCTGCCTCTTTCCGGTTCTGGACGCCGCGGCCGTCCCGTCGCCGCTCGAGACTCACCCGGCGAATCCCGACAGGAGCCACTCGTCGCCGTCGCCCTCGTCGTCACCGATGCTGGGCGCGCTCACGAGGACGAACGCGCTTTCGCTGTCACCGTTGCGGATCTGTCGGGTCGACGCGGGCGGGATCCACAGCGCGTCGCCGGTTTCCATTGAGACGGGTTCGTCGTCGACGACGACCGTCGCCTCCCCCTCGATGAGGACGTAGATTTCCTCGTGGTCGTTGTCCGTGTGATCGTGGGGCTTGCTCTTCCAGCCCGGATCGCAGCGAGCCACCGTGACTCCCACCTGCTCCGTCTCGAGCGGATCGCTCAGAACGTGCATCGCACTCGAGACCTGCTCGACCTCCTCGTAGTTGACCTTCCGGTATGTCATACGGACCCTTACGTGAGGACGACAGTAAAACTATACTGTTGACTGGCTTTGGTCGCGGAATTCGCCGAGATCGTCCTGTCACTCTACTATCATGATCGCCGGGTACTGGTATGTGCGGTCTGCACCGTCTCGATTCGTCTACGCTGAATCGGCATTCAATTCGCCCTGCGGTCCTACCCCTGAGCGAGCGGATCGAAACTATCGACCGGCATGACCGAGTAGTCGACCGTCAGCGCGTCCTTGGTCGCTCGAATCTTCCCGACGAACGCCGAGATATCCTCGAGTTCTCCCTCGAGGACGAACAGTTCCATGCAGTAGTGGTTCCCAACGTGGCTGTGGAAGTTCGACGCGACGAGACTCTCGTGTTCGTGGCGCAGGTGCATCATCCGCTCCTCGACGCTCGTCGTCTCGTAATCGAACAACACCGTGACGATTCCCATCAGGTCCCGCTCTTCCAGCCGAGTGTCCTCAAACTCGCCCAACAGGTTTCGCGAGGCCTCTCTCACGACTTCGCTCCGACCGGTGTACCCGTGCTCTTCGGCGAACTGATCGAGCCGTTCTAAGAGTTCGTCCGGCATCGAGACGCTGACAACTGCCATATAATAAACTGACCGCTACAGCTATTAAGGATTATCATCACGAACGGCCGTCGATGTGCGTCGAGAACCGACCGGGACAGCGGTGCTCGCTCCCAGTTTCGCCGTCTGCCCCTCCAGTTCAAACGTGCTTCCGTGGAAGCAAGTCCTCGAATTCCTGGGCCGCCAGCCATTCACAGAGCTGGACGAGCTGATCACTCGCCGCCTCGAACAGTTGCTCGCCCTTCGCCGCCGTCGCATCCGTCTGATCGCCCAGCACGCCGTTGGTCGTATTGTCGGCCGCGTCGTAGAACGTTCGCGAGCCGTGTTTGACCGTCTCGGCCGCTTCGACGTCCGGGATTCCGGTGTCTCTGGCCTCCTCGAGTCGGTCGTCGTGAACCAGCTCCGGCTCGAGGTACTGGATCAGCGCGGTCTCCTTCGGACCGCCGTGGGGGCCGTTCTGTTCGAACAGGTCGTCGACGAGTTCCGGGATCGAGTCGTTCCACATCCACTCGATGGCGTACGCGACTTCGTCCTGCCGAAGGCGTGCTCCGACCTCGCGCAGGTGGGGGACGTTCCCGCCGTGGGCGTTGACGTAGATCACCCGATCGATCCCGTGGGACGTGAGGTTTCGCGTCAGCGACTCCATGTACTGTCGGAACGCCGGCGGCTCGACCCACATCGTCCCGTGGTACTGCCGATGGTGGCCGCTGACGCCGATATTGATCGTCGGCGTACAGAGATAGCCCGTCCGATCCGCGACCGCCCGCGCGAACGCTTCGCCGATCAGGTGATCGGTCGCCTCCGGCAGGTGCGGCCCGTGCTGTTCCGTCGATCCCAGCGGGACCAGTGCGAGCGATTCTGATTCGAAGTACGACTCGAGGTCGGGCCACGCTTCGTCGCCGAGGTACATGGAAGGATTTCGTGTGCGAGCCACCAATAACGTGTTGTCGACGGCAGATCCGCGAGCGAACCCGGTCCGGAAACCGGTCGCAGTACCAGCGCCGAACCCGGTGGGGCCGGGACGCGAATTCGGGACGCCAGCGGTGTCGACGCGGCGACA is a window encoding:
- a CDS encoding acyl-CoA dehydrogenase family protein; this encodes MELLDDSIVPEHARDVKAEAREFAREHIEPNAQEYFQAGEYPEEILEAGQEADLVAQDIPAEWGGRGLDLAQLLAITEEFYRADAGIALTLQLASFGCEITYEHGTDEQCEEYIRPVAAGEQRSGLAVSEPDTGSDLSGMQTRAEKDGDEYVINGEKYWIGNGVEADWVTLYARTGDDEDNPYGNHSMFIVPTDTDGYEAEHIPEKMAMRASKQAHIEFDDCRVPAENLIGEEGDGFMLLADFFNHGRVAVAGHGLGIAAAAIEEAWEFTHDREEFGRTISDFQAVQHGLADMLLEFESARTLTWRAREKVTNEDNAGYWAAMAKTKATETAVDVSEQGMQFHGGRSILDERRIARVFRDARIPVIYEGANEIQRNLIYGQAP
- a CDS encoding cupin domain-containing protein; this encodes MTYRKVNYEEVEQVSSAMHVLSDPLETEQVGVTVARCDPGWKSKPHDHTDNDHEEIYVLIEGEATVVVDDEPVSMETGDALWIPPASTRQIRNGDSESAFVLVSAPSIGDDEGDGDEWLLSGFAG
- a CDS encoding CopG family ribbon-helix-helix protein, with product MAVVSVSMPDELLERLDQFAEEHGYTGRSEVVREASRNLLGEFEDTRLEERDLMGIVTVLFDYETTSVEERMMHLRHEHESLVASNFHSHVGNHYCMELFVLEGELEDISAFVGKIRATKDALTVDYSVMPVDSFDPLAQG
- a CDS encoding creatininase family protein yields the protein MYLGDEAWPDLESYFESESLALVPLGSTEQHGPHLPEATDHLIGEAFARAVADRTGYLCTPTINIGVSGHHRQYHGTMWVEPPAFRQYMESLTRNLTSHGIDRVIYVNAHGGNVPHLREVGARLRQDEVAYAIEWMWNDSIPELVDDLFEQNGPHGGPKETALIQYLEPELVHDDRLEEARDTGIPDVEAAETVKHGSRTFYDAADNTTNGVLGDQTDATAAKGEQLFEAASDQLVQLCEWLAAQEFEDLLPRKHV